One segment of Apus apus isolate bApuApu2 chromosome 1, bApuApu2.pri.cur, whole genome shotgun sequence DNA contains the following:
- the C1H3orf52 gene encoding TPA-induced transmembrane protein isoform X1, with amino-acid sequence MSCLRACFGDRGPRAETEAMKRQSSGQEHEIIELNEDHVEENEADHDKPLNIETRKESDHWKSCGNVVFWRCKLWMVITTVFLVFFLVILISLILYSNVYTDEDDYWDPDALLNSGNFRNFSGTLELMCHLPHLLSEDIITNRLTDVYSSSPALGRYFRSAQLINFSNESSTVFYQLKFSVPPSTEGFMENTMNPDFIRNVLRQNIYDEDDPGTSECNRLMLDPTSLTLT; translated from the exons ATGAGTTGCCTCCGTGCTTGCTTCGGAGACAGAGGTCCTCGTGCAGAGACAGAAGCTATGAAAAGGCAAAGTTCTGGTCAGGAGCATGAGATTATTGAATTAAATGAAGATCATGTGGAGGAAAACGAGGCTGATCACGACAAGCCTCTAAACATTGAAACAAGAAAG GAGAGCGATCACTGGAAATCATGTGGGAATGTAGTTTTTTGGAGGTGTAAACTATGGATGGTTATAACCACAGTTTTTCTAGTATTCTTCCTGGTCATTCTCATCAGCCTAATTCTTTATTCTA ATGTTTACACAGATGAGGATGACTATTGGGATCCTGACGCACTACTAAATAGTGGAAATTTTCGCAATTTTTCAGGAACGTTGGAGTTAATGTGTCATCTCCCACACCTTTTATCTGAAGACATTATTACTAACAGG TTAACAGATGTCTACAGTTCATCTCCAGCTCTAGGACGCTACTTTAGGTCAGCTCAGTTGATTAATTTCAG taatGAAAGCTCCACTGTGTTTTATCAGCTAAAGTTTTCAGTACCACCATCAACAGAAGGGTTTATGGAAAACACAATGAACCCAGATTTTATAAGGAACGTTTTACGTCAAAATATTTATGATGAAGATGATCCTGGGACATCTGAATGTAACAGGTTAATGCTTGACCCGACTTCTCTCACATTAACAT AG
- the C1H3orf52 gene encoding TPA-induced transmembrane protein isoform X3, producing MSCLRACFGDRGPRAETEAMKRQSSGQEHEIIELNEDHVEENEADHDKPLNIETRKESDHWKSCGNVVFWRCKLWMVITTVFLVFFLVILISLILYSRTLELMCHLPHLLSEDIITNRLTDVYSSSPALGRYFRSAQLINFSNESSTVFYQLKFSVPPSTEGFMENTMNPDFIRNVLRQNIYDEDDPGTSECNRLMLDPTSLTLT from the exons ATGAGTTGCCTCCGTGCTTGCTTCGGAGACAGAGGTCCTCGTGCAGAGACAGAAGCTATGAAAAGGCAAAGTTCTGGTCAGGAGCATGAGATTATTGAATTAAATGAAGATCATGTGGAGGAAAACGAGGCTGATCACGACAAGCCTCTAAACATTGAAACAAGAAAG GAGAGCGATCACTGGAAATCATGTGGGAATGTAGTTTTTTGGAGGTGTAAACTATGGATGGTTATAACCACAGTTTTTCTAGTATTCTTCCTGGTCATTCTCATCAGCCTAATTCTTTATTCTA GAACGTTGGAGTTAATGTGTCATCTCCCACACCTTTTATCTGAAGACATTATTACTAACAGG TTAACAGATGTCTACAGTTCATCTCCAGCTCTAGGACGCTACTTTAGGTCAGCTCAGTTGATTAATTTCAG taatGAAAGCTCCACTGTGTTTTATCAGCTAAAGTTTTCAGTACCACCATCAACAGAAGGGTTTATGGAAAACACAATGAACCCAGATTTTATAAGGAACGTTTTACGTCAAAATATTTATGATGAAGATGATCCTGGGACATCTGAATGTAACAGGTTAATGCTTGACCCGACTTCTCTCACATTAACAT AG
- the C1H3orf52 gene encoding TPA-induced transmembrane protein isoform X2, producing MSCLRACFGDRGPRAETEAMKRQSSGQEHEIIELNEDHVEENEADHDKPLNIETRKESDHWKSCGNVVFWRCKLWMVITTVFLVFFLVILISLILYSNVYTDEDDYWDPDALLNSGNFRNFSGTLELMCHLPHLLSEDIITNRLTDVYSSSPALGRYFSNESSTVFYQLKFSVPPSTEGFMENTMNPDFIRNVLRQNIYDEDDPGTSECNRLMLDPTSLTLT from the exons ATGAGTTGCCTCCGTGCTTGCTTCGGAGACAGAGGTCCTCGTGCAGAGACAGAAGCTATGAAAAGGCAAAGTTCTGGTCAGGAGCATGAGATTATTGAATTAAATGAAGATCATGTGGAGGAAAACGAGGCTGATCACGACAAGCCTCTAAACATTGAAACAAGAAAG GAGAGCGATCACTGGAAATCATGTGGGAATGTAGTTTTTTGGAGGTGTAAACTATGGATGGTTATAACCACAGTTTTTCTAGTATTCTTCCTGGTCATTCTCATCAGCCTAATTCTTTATTCTA ATGTTTACACAGATGAGGATGACTATTGGGATCCTGACGCACTACTAAATAGTGGAAATTTTCGCAATTTTTCAGGAACGTTGGAGTTAATGTGTCATCTCCCACACCTTTTATCTGAAGACATTATTACTAACAGG TTAACAGATGTCTACAGTTCATCTCCAGCTCTAGGACGCTACTTTAG taatGAAAGCTCCACTGTGTTTTATCAGCTAAAGTTTTCAGTACCACCATCAACAGAAGGGTTTATGGAAAACACAATGAACCCAGATTTTATAAGGAACGTTTTACGTCAAAATATTTATGATGAAGATGATCCTGGGACATCTGAATGTAACAGGTTAATGCTTGACCCGACTTCTCTCACATTAACAT AG